The following proteins are encoded in a genomic region of Odocoileus virginianus isolate 20LAN1187 ecotype Illinois chromosome 14, Ovbor_1.2, whole genome shotgun sequence:
- the LRRC70 gene encoding leucine-rich repeat-containing protein 70 has translation MNRETKNRAMCGVRFSLPCLRLFLLVTCYLVLLFHKEILGCSSVCQLCTGRQINCRNLGLSSIPKNFPESTVFLYLTGNNISHINESELTGLHSLVALHLDNSSIVYVYPKAFVHLRHLYFLYLNNNFIKRLDPGIFEGLVNLRNLYLQSNQVSFVPRGVFHDLVSVQYLNLQRNRLTVLGSGTFVGMIALRILDLSNNKILRISDSGFQHLGNLDCLYLEGNNLTKVPSNAFEVLKSLKRLSLSHNHIETIQPFAFKALINLEYLLLKNSRIKNVTRDGFSGISNLKHLILSHNDLEKLNSDTFSLLKNLIYLRLDRNRIISIDNNTFENLGASLKILNLSFNNLTDLHPRVLKPLSSLIHLQANSNPWECSCKLLGLRDWLASSAITLNIFCQNPPSMRGRALHYVKWTDFTNCVTSSANVSRTWAIKSLHIYHKTTTLMMAWHKITTNGKYLENTESVTFGERIRTSPASRFFQENTSGNPLQTTAMLPVQIQHTSPVNLNLERNSALPIDAASVSGKTSPICTQEVEKLNEAFDILLAFFILACVLIVFLIYKVVQFKQKLKAPENSGENRLEYYSFYQSARYNVTASICNTSPNSVESPGLEQIQLHKQIVPESEAQVILFEHSAL, from the coding sequence ATGAACAGAGAAACCAAGAACAGGGCTATGTGTGGAGTACGTTTTTCTCTGCCTTGCCTACGACTGTTTCTACTTGTTACCTGTTATCTTGTATTATTATTCCATAAAGAGATTCTTGGATGTTCGTCTGTTTGCCAGCTCTGCACTGGGAGACAAATTAACTGCCGTAACTTAGGCCTTTCAAGTATTCCTAAGAATTTCCCTGAAAGTACAGTTTTTCTGTATCTGACTGGAAATAATATTTCTCATATAAATGAAAGTGAATTAACTGGACTTCATTCACTTGTAGCATTGCATTTAGATAATTCTAGCATTGTGTATGTATATCCAAAAGCTTTTGTTCATTTGAGGCATCTGTATTTTCTGTAtctgaataataattttataaaacgCTTGGATCCTGGAATATTTGAGGGACTTGTCAATCTTCGTAATTTATATCTACAGTCTAATCAAGTATCTTTTGTTCCAAGAGGAGTGTTTCATGatttagtttcagttcagtaCTTAAATCTGCAAAGAAATCGACTCACTGTCCTCGGGAGTGGTACCTTTGTTGGTATGATTGCTCTTCGGATACTTGATTTGTCAAACAATAAAATTTTGAGAATATCAGACTCAGGCTTTCAACACCTTGGAAACCTGGATTGTTTGTATCTAGAAGGTAATAATTTAACGAAAGTACCATCAAATGCTTTTGAAGTACTTAAGAGTCTTAAAAGACTTTCTTTGTCTCATAACCATATTGAAACAATACAGCCCTTTGCATTTAAAGCACTTATCAATTTGGAATATCTCCTCCTGAAAAATTCAAGAATTAAAAATGTTACTAGGGATGGATTTAGTGGAATTAGTAACCTTAAACATTTGATCTTAAGTCATAATGATTTAGAAAAGTTAAATTCTGACACATTTAGCTTGTTAAAGAATTTAATTTACCTTAGGTTAGATAGAAACAGAATAATCAGCATTGataataatacatttgaaaacttGGGAGCATCTTTGAAGATTCTTAACCTGTCATTTAATAATCTTACAGACTTACATCCAAGGGTCCTTAAGCCATTGTCTTCATTGATTCATCTTCAGGCAAATTCTAATCCTTGGGAATGTAGCTGCAAACTGTTGGGTCTTCGCGACTGGTTGGCATCTTCAGCCATTACTCTAAACATCTTTTGTCAGAATCCCCCATCCATGCGTGGCAGAGCGTTGCATTATGTTAAATGGACTGACTTTACAAATTGTGTTACATCTTCTGCAAATGTATCCAGAACTTGGGCTATAAAATCTCTTCATATTTACCACAAGACCACTACGTTAATGATGGCCTGGCATAAAATAACCACAAATGGGAAATATTTGGAAAACACTGAGAGCGTTACTTTTGGGGAACGAATTCGTACTTCACCTGCCAGTAGATTTTTTCAAGAGAATACCTCTGGTAATCCGTTACAGACCACTGCGATGTTACCTGTGCAGATACAGCATACTTCTCCTGTTAACTTGAACTTGGAAAGAAACAGTGCTCTACCGATTGATGCTGCTTCAGTATCAGGGAAAACGTCTCCGATCTGTACCCAAGAAGTTGAAAAGCTGAATGAGGCTTTTGACATTTTGctagctttttttattttagcctgtgttttaattgtttttttgatCTACAAAGTTGTTCAATTTAAACAAAAACTAAAGGCGCCAGAAAACTCAGGGGAAAATAGACTTGAATACTACAGCTTTTATCAGTCAGCAAGGTATAATGTAACAGCTTCAATTTGTAACACTTCCCCAAATTCTGTAGAAAGCCCTGGTTTGGAGCAGATTCAACTTCATAAACAAATTGTTCCTGAAAGTGAGGCACAGGTCATTCTCTTTGAACATTCTGCCttataa